Part of the bacterium genome is shown below.
GGATTTACGAAGTGACGTTTACCATTTCGGATTTAAATTCAAGAAACAGGGGATTTGTTAAGTTTAGTTTAAGTGCGCTTGACCCGGATACTTCACTAAGTGCCTCCGATCTTCAGCTCCTTTTTACAACCTATCCTGGTGAGGATTCTATTTTTGGAAGGTTTGGTTATGTTCAGATTCCAAACCCTTCGGGCATATACTTCGAGGGAAAGGATACTTTGTTTTTCTACATGGAACTTTACCATCTATCGAAAGACACACTCCCTTATTTTGTTAGGTATTTTATTCTTGATGAAAAAGGCAACCCTGTCAGAGCCTCAACGCCGATCAAAAGATACAAGGATGAACTTCCTGTTGTCAGGGACGGTATTTTGCTGGAGGGGTTGAAGTCTGGCAGATATACTCTGAAGGTTCAAGCGGTTGATCCGTCCACTGGGAGTTCAGTAATAAGGGATAGAGAGTTTATCTACTATTCTTCGGTTTTGCCCGAGCAACAAATGGAAAATTTAACCTATTTCTATTTCATTGACTACTTCGCTACTCCTGAGGAACTCAGGGAACTCAAGGAGCTCCCCGAGGAAGGGAAAATACTGTATCTTAAAAAGTTCTGGAAAAAGCTTGACCCCACGCCAGAAACTGAGTACAATGAGTTTTTTGTGGAGTTTATGAAAAGGTGCAAATACGCTGATGAAAACTTTTCCCTTCCTGAAAAGCCTGGAAGGCTTTCAGATAGGGGTCGAATCTACATAAAATTTGGTCCGCCTGATGAAATAAACAGAGTAACCTTCGGTTTGACATCCAGGAATCGCGAGCACTGGATTTACTATTCTGGAGGATTTAAGGAATTTGTGTTTGTGGATATAAAAAATACCGGTGATTTCGAACTTGTTTATTCTTCAGATCCCTCTGAGCCTTCTAAACCAGACTGGATGAAATATGTTTCTCCATCGGATCTTCAAAGGCAGAGTTTCTAAGCAAAAAGGTAAAGAATTTGAAGAATTAGCTGCCAAGTATCTTCGCGGAAAAGGCTATAAAATCCTTGAGAGGAATTACAGAAAAAGATTTGGGGAAATTGATATAATTGCCCTCAAGGATAATGTGTTAGTTTTCGTGGAGGTACGAAGCCTTACGGGAAATTTCATGGAACCATCAGAAACAATTACCTACAGGAAGCGTACCAACCTGTTAAAGGTTGCCTCGGTGTATTTAATGGAGCGGGGATGGCAGGGACCGGTTCGATTTGATTTTATTGGAATAAAGGGTCAAGATAAGGAAGTTGAGCACATTGAAAATTTTTTTGAAGTTTAGAGACGGGCTCGCCCAGGCAGGGGCAGATATTGCTTTTGTTATTAATACTATTTATTACATTCTTGTTGACAAACGGACACCTTGGTATGTAAAGGTCTTGTGCTTCTTTTCTCTGAGTTATGCCTTCTCCCCGTTGGATATAATACCCGATTTCATACCTGTTTTGGGTTATCTGGACGATCTTTTTATTATTCCTGCGATGTTTTATCTCGCAAGGAAACTCACACCCGCGGAAGTTTACGTTGAAGCTGTTTCAAAAGCGAGTAATTCTAAGATAAGAAATAAAAAGCTTTTTGAGCTTGTTGGAACATTACTAACATTGATCTTCTGGGTAGGATTTGCCGGCTTGCTATTCTTTGTTTTTTTGAGGCTGCTGAAGGGCCACAGAAAATTGTAAATTTTCCTGTAAAAGTTCTCTGTCTGGTATAATATTTTTGCCTTTGTAAGAAGCGAGTCGACTGTTAGTTCAACATCTCCAATTACTTCCAGAACATCAGTAATTGCTCTGGTGTTTCTCAGATTGGGAACAAATTCCCATGCGTAATTTACTATTTCAAAGAATAGAGTAGACTTTTTGT
Proteins encoded:
- a CDS encoding GWxTD domain-containing protein, translated to MKLLILLAIFFTRSSENRGVFPQVPSQVYKSEGKVDFLLEYSRFLRSDSITVCEFSYMINLNSLKRKKDVEGFKARVEIQGKNLEKPIVSEWTQRTSKPLNFSVDKFWASLIPGIYEVTFTISDLNSRNRGFVKFSLSALDPDTSLSASDLQLLFTTYPGEDSIFGRFGYVQIPNPSGIYFEGKDTLFFYMELYHLSKDTLPYFVRYFILDEKGNPVRASTPIKRYKDELPVVRDGILLEGLKSGRYTLKVQAVDPSTGSSVIRDREFIYYSSVLPEQQMENLTYFYFIDYFATPEELRELKELPEEGKILYLKKFWKKLDPTPETEYNEFFVEFMKRCKYADENFSLPEKPGRLSDRGRIYIKFGPPDEINRVTFGLTSRNREHWIYYSGGFKEFVFVDIKNTGDFELVYSSDPSEPSKPDWMKYVSPSDLQRQSF
- a CDS encoding YraN family protein, giving the protein MFLHRIFKGRVSKQKGKEFEELAAKYLRGKGYKILERNYRKRFGEIDIIALKDNVLVFVEVRSLTGNFMEPSETITYRKRTNLLKVASVYLMERGWQGPVRFDFIGIKGQDKEVEHIENFFEV